A portion of the Cryptomeria japonica chromosome 5, Sugi_1.0, whole genome shotgun sequence genome contains these proteins:
- the LOC131062326 gene encoding protein NDL2 isoform X1, with protein sequence MGDSSGSVSVDIEIIPWGGQEHVVQTSYGPVSVFVCGDQEKPALITYPDIALNYMSCFQGLFFCPEAASLLFHNFCVYHIDAPGHELGAAAISSNIPVPTVDDLAEQVAEVLDYFGLREVICMGVTAGAYILTLFSIKYKERVAGLILVSPLCRQPSWTEWLYDKLMINLLYFYGMCGLVKETLLQRYFSEGLRSIVAGESDIVQACRRLLHERQSKNVMRFLEAISKRHDLSEGLKKLQCRTLIFVGESSPFHEEALHMHAEMDKRYNALVEVQACGSLVVEEQPHAMLIPIEYFLMGYGFYRPPQLAEGYGSSPRSPSSPPISAELLSPESLGLKLKPIKTRLAGEEE encoded by the exons GAGCATGTTGTGCAAACTAGTTATGGTCCTGTCTCAGTCTTTGTATGTGGAGATCAGGAAAAACCAGCTCTCATCACTTATCCAGACATTGCTTTGAATT ATATGTCCTGCTTTCAAGGGTTATTCTTTTGTCCCGAGGCCGCCTCCTTGTTGTTCCATAATTTCTGTGTGTATCACATAGATGCACCAGGGCATGAG TTAGGAGCTGCAGCCATTTCATCAAATATTCCTGTCCCTACAGTGGACGACCTGGCTGAGCAGGTTGCTGAAGTCCTTGATTACTTTGG GCTTCGGGAGGTTATTTGCATGGGTGTGACAGCAGGGGCTTACATCCTGACATTGTTCTCG ATCAAGTACAAGGAGCGAGTCGCTGGACTTATTCTTGTATCACCTTTATGTCGACAGCCTTCTTGGACCGAATGGTTGTATGACAAG TTGATGATCAATCTTCTTTACTTCTACGGTATGTGTGGTTTGGTTAAAGAAACATTGCTTCAACGGTATTTCAGTGAG GGACTGCGAAGTATTGTGGCTGGAGAATCAGATATTGTGCAAGCTTGCCGAAGG TTGCTACATGAGAGGCAGAGCAAGAATGTTATGAGGTTCCTAGAAGCTATTAGCAA GAGACATGATCTTTCTGAAGGGTTGAAGAAGCTTCAATGTAGAACATTGATATTTGTTGGAGAGAGTTCCCCATTCCATGAGGAAGCTCTTCACATGCATGCTGAGATGGACAAACGGTATAATGCATTAGTTGAG GTTCAAGCCTGTGGATCTCTTGTTGTGGAAGAACAGCCCCATGCAATGCTCATCCCAATTGAGTACTTTTTGATGGGCTATGGCTTCTACAGGCCACCTCAATTAGCTGAAGGCTATGGATCTAGTCCAAGGAGTCCATCAAGTCCGCCCATATCAGCTGAGTTGCTCTCTCCAGAGAGTTTGGGGTTGAAGCTGAAGCCCATAAAGACACGCTTGGCAGGGGAGGAGGAGTGA
- the LOC131062326 gene encoding protein NDL1 isoform X2 produces the protein MSCFQGLFFCPEAASLLFHNFCVYHIDAPGHELGAAAISSNIPVPTVDDLAEQVAEVLDYFGLREVICMGVTAGAYILTLFSIKYKERVAGLILVSPLCRQPSWTEWLYDKLMINLLYFYGMCGLVKETLLQRYFSEGLRSIVAGESDIVQACRRLLHERQSKNVMRFLEAISKRHDLSEGLKKLQCRTLIFVGESSPFHEEALHMHAEMDKRYNALVEVQACGSLVVEEQPHAMLIPIEYFLMGYGFYRPPQLAEGYGSSPRSPSSPPISAELLSPESLGLKLKPIKTRLAGEEE, from the exons ATGTCCTGCTTTCAAGGGTTATTCTTTTGTCCCGAGGCCGCCTCCTTGTTGTTCCATAATTTCTGTGTGTATCACATAGATGCACCAGGGCATGAG TTAGGAGCTGCAGCCATTTCATCAAATATTCCTGTCCCTACAGTGGACGACCTGGCTGAGCAGGTTGCTGAAGTCCTTGATTACTTTGG GCTTCGGGAGGTTATTTGCATGGGTGTGACAGCAGGGGCTTACATCCTGACATTGTTCTCG ATCAAGTACAAGGAGCGAGTCGCTGGACTTATTCTTGTATCACCTTTATGTCGACAGCCTTCTTGGACCGAATGGTTGTATGACAAG TTGATGATCAATCTTCTTTACTTCTACGGTATGTGTGGTTTGGTTAAAGAAACATTGCTTCAACGGTATTTCAGTGAG GGACTGCGAAGTATTGTGGCTGGAGAATCAGATATTGTGCAAGCTTGCCGAAGG TTGCTACATGAGAGGCAGAGCAAGAATGTTATGAGGTTCCTAGAAGCTATTAGCAA GAGACATGATCTTTCTGAAGGGTTGAAGAAGCTTCAATGTAGAACATTGATATTTGTTGGAGAGAGTTCCCCATTCCATGAGGAAGCTCTTCACATGCATGCTGAGATGGACAAACGGTATAATGCATTAGTTGAG GTTCAAGCCTGTGGATCTCTTGTTGTGGAAGAACAGCCCCATGCAATGCTCATCCCAATTGAGTACTTTTTGATGGGCTATGGCTTCTACAGGCCACCTCAATTAGCTGAAGGCTATGGATCTAGTCCAAGGAGTCCATCAAGTCCGCCCATATCAGCTGAGTTGCTCTCTCCAGAGAGTTTGGGGTTGAAGCTGAAGCCCATAAAGACACGCTTGGCAGGGGAGGAGGAGTGA